The following are from one region of the Leptospira selangorensis genome:
- a CDS encoding lipase family alpha/beta hydrolase, which yields MRKLGLAVLLLFLCSGTLFASGGGSSSKPLAGSYPIVLSHGLFGWGTDSSGIISIVNYWGGMDSYLTSQGATVYAPTKTAAQSNETRGVQLKDKVLVYIAANGFSKVHILGHSQGGLDSRYAISNLGLSSKVSTLTTLNTPHRGSPIADIVTTVLPDWIKPFVSGILGAVVQLVYGGGNQDALAALGSLTTSGTAAFNTRTPNVSSVKYFSYGSYITIPDLIQHPLMGIIQPACVAGGLFNGQGGTCDGLVPYTSLKWGTFNGGPDYGLFVTGVDHLQASNTLNSGKPWYDVEGYFLKMASNAKSNQ from the coding sequence ATGCGTAAATTAGGATTAGCGGTATTACTCCTATTTTTGTGTAGCGGCACGTTGTTCGCTTCAGGGGGAGGATCTTCCTCCAAACCATTAGCTGGATCATATCCAATCGTTCTTTCCCACGGACTTTTCGGTTGGGGAACTGATTCATCCGGCATCATCAGCATCGTTAACTATTGGGGCGGAATGGATTCCTATCTGACATCCCAAGGTGCAACAGTATATGCTCCTACTAAAACTGCGGCTCAATCTAATGAGACTCGTGGTGTTCAGCTAAAAGACAAAGTTCTTGTTTATATAGCTGCAAACGGCTTTAGCAAAGTGCATATCCTTGGACACTCCCAAGGTGGATTAGATAGCCGCTATGCTATCTCCAATCTAGGACTTTCTTCTAAAGTTTCTACTTTAACTACTTTGAATACTCCTCACAGAGGATCTCCAATAGCAGATATCGTAACTACTGTTCTTCCTGATTGGATCAAACCTTTCGTTAGCGGTATCTTAGGAGCTGTGGTTCAATTAGTATATGGTGGCGGAAACCAAGACGCTCTTGCGGCACTCGGTTCCTTAACTACCAGCGGAACTGCTGCTTTCAACACCCGCACTCCAAACGTTTCTTCCGTTAAGTATTTCTCTTACGGATCTTACATCACTATTCCTGACCTGATCCAACACCCTCTTATGGGGATCATTCAACCTGCATGTGTTGCTGGTGGATTGTTCAATGGACAAGGTGGAACTTGTGACGGACTCGTTCCTTATACTTCTTTGAAATGGGGAACTTTCAACGGTGGACCAGATTACGGACTTTTCGTTACCGGTGTGGATCACTTACAAGCTTCCAACACTTTGAATTCCGGAAAACCTTGGTACGATGTAGAAGGTTACTTCCTGAAAATGGCTTCCAACGCGAAATCTAACCAATAA
- a CDS encoding N-acyl-D-amino-acid deacylase family protein, which translates to MKYDVLIKNGRIFDGEGKESFIGDIAVLDGKIAQISKSIPGDAKKIYDAKGLWVTPGFIDFHTHYDAEVEASPGLKESVMHGVTTITMGSCSLSLCIGSAEDLADMFSRVEAIPREQVLPLLQKKKTWNSMKEYADHLNSLPLGPNVSTFLGHSAIRSYSMGLERSLSYGVKPTEQEMLQMEKLLQEAIDCGYLGLSINTLTWDKMDGSRFRSKPLPSTFAKWSEISRLNKIVRREDRIFQGVPNVSTKYNVLLFFKESLGIFRKKLKTTIISLMDPRSNRSIYRLVAFLTRIVNTILKGDVRLQAVPAVFDLYADGVDVVVFEEFGAGTAAIHLADLAERRKLLLDKGYRKWFRRQWTNWFLPRVFHRDFNESKIVECPDQKLVGRSFSELAKERKQHVVETFLDLCAEYGNDIRWYTVIGNDRKGPLKYIVSHPDVLIGFSDAGAHLRGMAHYNFPLRFLKLVRDAELEGKPFLSAEKAVWRVTGEIADWFGLDTGKLKVGAQADLVLLNPNGLNEKVETIQETPMPEFGGMVRLVRRNEEAIRAVLINGKIAVENGIVLPEIGKENGFGRFMAYKEKDYLYNSKKESKRVPASVA; encoded by the coding sequence ATGAAGTACGATGTTCTGATCAAAAATGGAAGAATATTCGATGGAGAAGGAAAAGAATCCTTTATAGGAGATATAGCAGTCTTGGACGGAAAGATTGCTCAGATCTCCAAATCAATTCCAGGCGACGCAAAAAAGATCTACGATGCAAAGGGACTTTGGGTCACTCCAGGATTTATAGATTTTCACACACACTATGATGCAGAGGTGGAAGCTTCTCCGGGACTAAAAGAATCTGTGATGCACGGAGTAACAACTATTACAATGGGAAGTTGTTCTCTTAGTCTTTGTATCGGATCGGCGGAAGATCTTGCAGACATGTTCAGTAGGGTAGAAGCCATTCCGAGAGAACAGGTGCTTCCTCTATTACAAAAAAAGAAAACTTGGAATTCGATGAAAGAATATGCGGATCATTTGAATTCTCTTCCTTTGGGTCCGAATGTTTCTACATTCTTGGGACATTCTGCTATTCGATCTTATTCTATGGGATTAGAAAGGTCTCTTTCTTATGGCGTGAAACCTACGGAGCAAGAGATGTTGCAAATGGAAAAACTTCTGCAAGAGGCGATTGATTGTGGATACCTAGGGCTTTCTATCAATACTCTTACTTGGGATAAGATGGATGGTAGTCGTTTTAGAAGTAAACCGCTTCCTTCTACATTTGCTAAATGGTCCGAGATTAGTAGATTAAATAAGATCGTTCGGAGAGAAGATAGGATCTTCCAAGGAGTCCCGAACGTTTCTACCAAATATAATGTTCTATTATTCTTTAAGGAAAGTTTGGGGATTTTTAGAAAGAAACTGAAAACCACGATCATTTCCCTTATGGATCCAAGATCCAATCGTTCTATTTATAGGCTTGTTGCGTTTCTAACTCGGATTGTGAATACAATTCTGAAAGGAGACGTACGTTTGCAGGCTGTTCCTGCCGTATTCGATCTTTATGCGGATGGAGTAGACGTAGTAGTTTTCGAAGAATTTGGCGCGGGAACTGCGGCCATACATTTAGCTGACCTTGCAGAACGAAGGAAACTTCTCCTGGATAAAGGATATAGAAAATGGTTCCGAAGACAATGGACGAATTGGTTTCTGCCTAGAGTATTTCATAGAGACTTCAACGAATCTAAAATTGTAGAATGCCCCGACCAAAAACTAGTCGGTAGATCTTTCTCTGAATTAGCTAAAGAAAGAAAACAACATGTGGTCGAAACGTTTTTGGATCTATGTGCGGAGTATGGGAATGATATCCGCTGGTATACAGTAATCGGAAATGATCGAAAAGGCCCTTTAAAATATATAGTCAGTCATCCTGATGTGTTGATCGGATTCTCCGATGCGGGCGCTCATTTAAGGGGAATGGCACATTATAATTTTCCATTACGCTTTTTGAAATTAGTCAGAGATGCGGAACTGGAAGGAAAACCTTTTCTTTCTGCGGAGAAAGCAGTTTGGAGAGTTACGGGAGAGATTGCAGATTGGTTCGGTTTGGACACAGGCAAATTGAAAGTAGGCGCCCAAGCGGATCTAGTTCTTTTAAATCCGAACGGTTTGAATGAAAAAGTAGAAACCATCCAGGAAACTCCAATGCCCGAATTTGGTGGAATGGTTCGTTTAGTTCGCAGAAACGAAGAAGCAATTCGTGCAGTGTTGATTAATGGGAAAATTGCAGTGGAGAATGGGATCGTTCTTCCTGAGATCGGAAAAGAAAACGGTTTCGGAAGATTTATGGCCTATAAGGAAAAAGATTATCTTTATAATTCTAAAAAGGAATCTAAACGAGTGCCTGCGTCGGTAGCCTAA
- a CDS encoding zinc-dependent alcohol dehydrogenase family protein, whose amino-acid sequence MKAVQLSSFGKENLSLIDLPDPGKPGPGEVLVRFRAASLNFRDYLVVQGKYNPNFPVPMVPCSDGSGEIVDIGENVTGIKTGDKINATFAPYWLSGHANKKELRTTLGGPLDGTLRQYAILPASGVVPMPSHLSFEEAATLPCAGLTAWSSFFVENQLKKGESVVIQGTGGVSLFALQFAKAVGATVYLTSSSDEKLERGKSLGAYHLINYRNITSWGEKIRELTGGEGADHIVEVGGAGTLEQSIKAVKLFGTIHLIGILAGAIKDLNLLPLVMNQIKVQGIVVGHREGFLAMNKAIEEWKLKPVVDKVYELSEFKDALEYLKDGKHFGKIVVRIP is encoded by the coding sequence ATGAAAGCGGTCCAACTTTCCTCTTTCGGAAAAGAAAATCTCTCCTTAATCGATTTACCGGACCCAGGCAAACCGGGCCCGGGAGAAGTTTTAGTCCGTTTTAGAGCGGCTTCCTTAAATTTCAGGGACTATCTTGTTGTCCAAGGAAAGTACAATCCGAATTTTCCGGTACCAATGGTTCCTTGCAGTGATGGCTCGGGAGAAATTGTAGATATAGGAGAGAATGTCACAGGTATCAAGACTGGAGACAAGATCAATGCTACATTTGCTCCCTACTGGTTATCAGGACACGCTAATAAAAAAGAACTTAGAACTACACTAGGCGGCCCTTTAGACGGGACCTTAAGACAGTACGCAATTCTTCCGGCTAGTGGCGTAGTTCCGATGCCTTCTCATCTTAGCTTTGAAGAAGCCGCTACTCTTCCTTGCGCGGGACTTACTGCTTGGTCTTCTTTTTTTGTGGAGAACCAACTCAAAAAAGGAGAATCAGTAGTTATACAAGGAACCGGCGGAGTCTCCTTATTTGCATTACAATTTGCTAAAGCAGTTGGAGCTACCGTTTATCTTACTTCTTCCTCGGATGAAAAATTGGAAAGAGGAAAATCCTTAGGCGCTTACCATCTGATCAATTATAGAAATATTACCTCTTGGGGAGAAAAGATCAGAGAACTCACAGGCGGAGAAGGCGCAGATCATATCGTTGAGGTAGGTGGAGCTGGAACCTTGGAGCAATCCATCAAAGCAGTCAAACTTTTCGGGACAATCCATTTGATCGGGATTTTAGCAGGAGCAATCAAGGATCTGAACCTTCTTCCATTAGTTATGAACCAAATCAAAGTCCAAGGGATCGTAGTAGGTCATAGAGAAGGTTTCCTTGCTATGAACAAGGCGATTGAAGAATGGAAACTAAAACCTGTAGTAGATAAAGTCTACGAGCTTTCCGAATTCAAAGATGCATTAGAATATCTTAAAGACGGAAAACATTTCGGAAAGATCGTAGTTAGAATTCCTTAA
- the ccrA gene encoding crotonyl-CoA carboxylase/reductase has protein sequence MSAPEIVPIGQLPPLGVVPKKMHAQVIRPERFGDPIKSIQPEEIDVPEIKPDEVLVAVMAAGINYNNVWAGLGFPVDVIGARNKKGEPEKFHIGGSDASGIVYKVGSEVKNVKVGDEVVLHCGIWDKNDPWVKEGKDPMFAPSQLIWAYETNWGSFAQFCKVQDHQCLPKPKHLSWEEAAAYMLVGATAYRMLHHWKPNDVKPGDVVLIWGGAGGLGAMAIQIVKAAGGIPIAVVSSDDKIEFCKNLGAAGVINRNNFKHWGALTSDINKPEVFVEWTKQAREFGKAIWDIAGKGNNPKIVFEHPGETTIPTSVFVCETGGMVVICAGTTGYNATVDLRYLWMRQKRLQGSHFANDENSIGINQLVIDKKVDPVLSQTFQFHETAQAHQLMKENKHPAGNMSILVGADKLGLGRK, from the coding sequence ATGAGCGCACCTGAAATCGTACCAATCGGCCAACTCCCTCCATTAGGAGTGGTCCCTAAAAAAATGCATGCACAGGTCATCCGACCAGAGCGTTTTGGAGACCCGATAAAGTCTATCCAACCCGAAGAGATCGACGTTCCTGAAATTAAACCTGACGAAGTGCTGGTTGCAGTTATGGCAGCCGGAATTAATTATAATAACGTATGGGCTGGTCTTGGATTTCCGGTCGATGTGATCGGCGCGAGAAACAAAAAAGGCGAACCTGAAAAATTCCATATCGGTGGTTCAGACGCATCCGGGATCGTATATAAAGTAGGTTCCGAAGTTAAGAACGTGAAAGTAGGAGATGAAGTAGTCCTACACTGCGGTATCTGGGACAAGAATGATCCTTGGGTAAAAGAAGGAAAAGATCCTATGTTTGCACCTTCCCAATTGATTTGGGCATATGAAACAAACTGGGGATCTTTCGCACAGTTCTGTAAAGTCCAAGACCACCAATGTCTTCCTAAACCAAAACATCTTTCTTGGGAAGAAGCAGCTGCTTACATGCTCGTTGGAGCGACTGCATATAGAATGCTTCACCATTGGAAACCGAATGATGTAAAACCAGGAGACGTAGTTCTTATCTGGGGAGGAGCGGGTGGACTCGGAGCTATGGCGATCCAGATCGTAAAAGCTGCCGGTGGAATTCCAATCGCAGTAGTTTCTTCCGATGATAAGATCGAGTTCTGTAAGAATCTTGGCGCTGCAGGAGTTATTAACAGAAATAACTTCAAACATTGGGGCGCTCTAACTTCAGATATTAATAAGCCTGAAGTATTTGTAGAATGGACCAAACAAGCCAGAGAATTCGGAAAGGCTATCTGGGACATCGCAGGAAAAGGAAACAATCCTAAGATCGTATTCGAACATCCAGGTGAAACCACCATCCCGACTTCAGTATTCGTTTGTGAAACTGGAGGAATGGTAGTTATCTGTGCTGGAACCACAGGTTATAATGCAACTGTTGACTTAAGATATCTTTGGATGCGCCAAAAACGTCTCCAAGGTTCTCACTTTGCAAATGACGAGAACTCAATTGGTATCAATCAATTAGTGATCGATAAAAAAGTGGATCCAGTTCTTTCTCAAACCTTCCAGTTCCATGAAACTGCGCAAGCTCACCAATTGATGAAAGAAAACAAACACCCTGCAGGAAACATGAGTATCCTTGTAGGTGCTGACAAATTAGGACTCGGTAGAAAATAA
- a CDS encoding TetR/AcrR family transcriptional regulator, whose protein sequence is MKKKDGSPVYPTNGVFRNSRERILEGAAIAFARKGFHGTSLREISRECGLEQPSIYHHFHSKENLFRKALVATHLMILNDIRSRLVKDKGLREEVVSVFRAISDIARQFPDRAKLPFSLVYSAPENLVQEYTNHYGAQYRKLLDAAVDRNPPAKNAELKLSLLVDLLHSLILSISSERFFEDRVRGLEERIDHILLT, encoded by the coding sequence GTGAAAAAGAAGGACGGTAGCCCTGTCTACCCCACAAACGGAGTTTTCAGAAATTCTCGAGAGAGAATTTTAGAAGGCGCTGCGATAGCTTTTGCTCGCAAAGGTTTCCATGGAACTTCTCTGAGAGAGATCAGCAGAGAATGCGGGTTGGAGCAGCCTAGCATTTACCATCACTTCCATTCCAAAGAGAACCTTTTCAGAAAAGCATTGGTCGCCACTCATTTGATGATATTGAACGATATCCGAAGCAGATTGGTAAAAGACAAAGGTTTAAGAGAAGAAGTTGTCTCAGTATTCCGAGCAATTTCGGATATCGCGAGACAGTTTCCTGATAGGGCCAAACTTCCATTCAGCTTAGTATATTCTGCACCCGAAAATCTGGTCCAAGAATATACGAATCATTATGGTGCTCAGTATAGAAAGTTATTGGATGCGGCCGTAGATCGTAATCCTCCAGCCAAAAATGCGGAACTAAAGCTTTCCCTTCTCGTGGACCTGCTGCATAGTTTGATACTTTCTATCTCCTCGGAGCGTTTTTTTGAGGATAGGGTCAGAGGTTTGGAAGAAAGGATCGATCATATCCTTCTTACTTAA
- a CDS encoding OmpA/MotB family protein: MKTNLGILTLAIVSISILSNCVSQSKYDALQAMYDQKAKDLSNLEKDKSSLQRSVEDMKRIQEETERRIADYRSLLESFKGMIDSGKLKIRIVDGRMVVILSSDILFPPGSSSLSSKGTDAIKEVTGILSSLHGRRFQVEGHTDDVPTGIKGYSNWELASARALTVLHTMVKSGMPEERISAASMGSSRPSVPNTSVENRTANRRIEIVIVPDLSNLPGIEELRKLSE, from the coding sequence ATGAAAACGAATCTGGGTATTCTCACCTTAGCTATTGTTTCGATTTCCATTCTATCTAATTGCGTTTCCCAATCCAAGTATGACGCCTTACAAGCAATGTACGATCAGAAAGCAAAGGATCTTTCAAATTTAGAAAAAGATAAGTCTTCTCTCCAAAGATCCGTAGAGGATATGAAAAGGATCCAGGAAGAAACAGAAAGAAGGATCGCTGATTATAGGAGCCTATTAGAAAGTTTTAAAGGAATGATCGATTCCGGAAAACTTAAGATCAGGATCGTTGATGGAAGAATGGTAGTGATACTTTCTTCCGATATATTATTCCCTCCCGGCTCTTCAAGTTTATCATCCAAAGGAACGGATGCAATTAAAGAAGTCACAGGGATCTTATCTTCTCTTCATGGAAGGAGATTCCAAGTAGAAGGCCATACGGACGATGTTCCTACCGGTATCAAAGGATATTCTAACTGGGAACTTGCATCTGCAAGAGCTTTGACTGTATTGCATACGATGGTGAAATCCGGAATGCCGGAAGAAAGGATCAGTGCAGCTTCTATGGGATCTTCTCGTCCTTCTGTCCCGAATACAAGCGTGGAGAATAGAACCGCGAATCGAAGGATAGAAATTGTAATTGTTCCTGACTTATCTAATTTACCTGGAATTGAAGAATTACGTAAATTGAGCGAATAG